Proteins co-encoded in one Stenotrophomonas maltophilia genomic window:
- a CDS encoding OmpA family lipoprotein → MIRNTTRNVALALMSAAVLSACATGGSYVQSDQYGNPTEQQNRTGRNALIGTAIGVAAGLLTGDSATERRQHALIGAGIGALSGAAVGQYQDRQERALRERTANTGIDVQRQGDNIMLNLPDGITFDFGKSTLKPQFYGSLNGVAGTLRDYNQTMIEVVGHTDSIGSDAVNNRLSKERADSVAQYLIGQGVQSVRIETLGAGKSYPIADNSTDAGRAKNRRVEIRVIPLKQ, encoded by the coding sequence ATGATCCGTAACACCACCCGCAACGTCGCACTGGCCCTGATGAGTGCGGCCGTCCTGTCGGCCTGCGCCACCGGCGGCTCCTACGTACAGAGTGACCAGTACGGCAACCCGACCGAGCAGCAGAACCGCACCGGCCGCAACGCCCTGATCGGTACCGCCATTGGTGTGGCCGCTGGTCTGCTGACCGGCGACAGCGCCACCGAGCGTCGTCAGCATGCGCTGATCGGTGCCGGTATCGGCGCACTCAGCGGCGCCGCCGTTGGCCAGTACCAGGATCGCCAGGAACGCGCGCTGCGTGAGCGCACTGCCAACACCGGCATCGATGTGCAGCGCCAGGGCGACAACATCATGCTGAACCTGCCCGACGGCATCACCTTCGACTTCGGCAAGTCGACCCTGAAGCCGCAGTTCTACGGTTCGCTCAATGGCGTTGCCGGTACCCTGCGCGACTACAACCAGACCATGATCGAAGTGGTCGGCCATACCGACAGCATCGGCAGCGACGCGGTCAACAACCGCCTGTCGAAGGAACGTGCCGACTCGGTGGCGCAGTACCTGATCGGCCAGGGCGTGCAGAGCGTGCGCATTGAAACCCTGGGCGCCGGCAAGTCCTACCCGATTGCCGACAACAGCACCGATGCCGGCCGCGCCAAGAACCGCCGCGTCGAGATCCGTGTGATTCCGCTCAAGCAATAA
- a CDS encoding SDR family oxidoreductase: MNTHQNKIALVTGATRGIGAETVRQLAQAGVHTLLAGRKRETAVEQALKLQAEGLPVEAIQLDVTDAASIAEAVEQVRQRHGRLDILVNNAGIMIENPAQAPSEQSLDTWKRTFDTNVYALVAVTQAFLPLVKQAKSGRIVNVSSMLGSQTLHADPASGIYDFKVPAYNASKAAVNSWTLSLAYELRNTPIKVNTVHPGYVKTDMNGGNGEIEISEGARSSVEMALIGESGASGSFTYLGEVLPW, from the coding sequence ATGAATACCCATCAGAACAAGATCGCGCTGGTCACCGGCGCCACCCGCGGTATCGGTGCCGAGACCGTGCGCCAGCTGGCCCAGGCCGGCGTGCACACGCTGCTGGCCGGCCGCAAGCGCGAGACCGCCGTGGAGCAGGCGCTGAAGCTGCAGGCTGAAGGCCTGCCGGTGGAAGCCATCCAGCTGGACGTGACCGATGCGGCCAGCATCGCCGAAGCGGTCGAGCAGGTGCGCCAGCGCCATGGCCGCCTCGACATCCTGGTCAACAACGCCGGCATCATGATCGAGAACCCGGCGCAGGCGCCGTCGGAACAGTCGCTCGATACCTGGAAGCGCACCTTCGACACCAACGTGTATGCGCTGGTGGCGGTCACCCAGGCCTTCCTGCCGCTGGTCAAGCAGGCCAAGTCCGGCCGCATCGTCAACGTCTCGAGCATGCTCGGCTCGCAGACCCTGCATGCCGACCCGGCCTCGGGCATCTACGATTTCAAGGTCCCGGCCTACAACGCCTCCAAGGCGGCGGTGAACAGCTGGACCCTGAGCCTGGCCTACGAACTGCGCAACACCCCGATCAAGGTCAACACCGTGCATCCCGGGTACGTGAAGACCGACATGAACGGTGGCAACGGGGAGATCGAGATCAGCGAAGGCGCACGTTCCAGCGTGGAAATGGCGCTGATCGGTGAATCCGGCGCCAGCGGCAGCTTCACCTACCTGGGCGAGGTGCTGCCATGGTGA
- a CDS encoding efflux RND transporter periplasmic adaptor subunit gives MTSPNTTPHRFGHRIAMVGVSILAAAVLAACSGGHAEEAGAPPPPQVSAAPVLVKQVSQWDEFSGRVEAVQSVELRPRVSGYIDKVNYVEGQEVKKGEVLFTIDARSYQAEYDRAAAELARARTQATLARSESERAKRLSEQQAISTETAEQRRAAADQSGAAVQAAQAALDAARLNLEFTKVRAPIDGRAGRAMVTAGNLVTAGDSASVLTTLVSLDTVFVYFDADESTFLRYAQMARKGERPSERDSQLPVKVGLSGEEGYPHAGKVDFLDNQVARSTGTIRVRALLDNADRQFTPGLFARVQLLGSGQFQALLIDDKAVLTDQDRKYVYVVDKDGKAQRRDIQLGRTADGLRIVEHGLAAGDKVIIDGVQKVFMPGMPVQAKAVAMQPQPAPAPGRDATAALKH, from the coding sequence ATGACTTCCCCCAATACCACCCCACATCGTTTCGGCCATCGCATCGCGATGGTTGGCGTGTCGATCCTCGCCGCAGCCGTGCTGGCAGCGTGCAGCGGCGGCCATGCCGAAGAAGCCGGTGCGCCGCCGCCGCCGCAGGTCAGCGCCGCGCCGGTGCTGGTCAAGCAGGTCAGCCAGTGGGACGAGTTCAGCGGCCGCGTCGAAGCGGTACAGAGCGTTGAACTGCGTCCGCGCGTGTCCGGCTACATCGACAAGGTCAACTATGTCGAAGGCCAGGAAGTGAAGAAGGGCGAAGTGCTCTTCACCATCGACGCGCGCAGCTACCAGGCCGAGTACGATCGCGCCGCCGCCGAACTGGCCCGCGCCCGCACCCAGGCCACGCTGGCCCGCAGCGAATCCGAGCGTGCCAAGCGGCTGTCCGAGCAGCAGGCGATCTCCACCGAGACCGCCGAGCAGCGTCGCGCCGCCGCCGACCAGTCCGGTGCCGCCGTGCAGGCGGCGCAGGCCGCGCTGGATGCGGCGCGCCTCAACCTGGAGTTCACCAAGGTGCGTGCACCGATCGACGGCCGTGCCGGCCGCGCGATGGTCACCGCCGGCAACCTGGTCACCGCCGGCGACAGCGCCAGCGTGCTGACCACGCTGGTCTCGCTGGATACCGTGTTCGTCTACTTCGATGCCGACGAAAGCACCTTCCTGCGCTATGCCCAGATGGCACGCAAGGGCGAGCGCCCGAGCGAGCGTGACAGCCAGCTGCCGGTGAAGGTCGGCCTGTCCGGTGAAGAAGGCTACCCGCATGCGGGCAAGGTCGACTTCCTCGACAACCAGGTCGCGCGCAGCACAGGCACCATCCGCGTCCGCGCGCTGCTGGACAACGCCGACCGCCAGTTCACGCCGGGCCTGTTCGCCCGCGTGCAGCTGCTCGGCAGCGGCCAGTTCCAGGCTCTGCTGATCGACGACAAGGCGGTGCTGACCGACCAGGACCGCAAGTACGTCTACGTGGTCGACAAGGATGGCAAAGCGCAGCGCCGTGACATCCAGCTCGGCCGCACCGCCGACGGACTGCGCATTGTCGAGCACGGCCTGGCAGCCGGTGACAAGGTGATCATCGACGGCGTGCAGAAGGTCTTCATGCCGGGCATGCCGGTGCAGGCCAAGGCGGTGGCGATGCAGCCACAGCCGGCGCCGGCACCGGGCCGCGATGCCACCGCTGCCCTGAAGCACTGA
- a CDS encoding endonuclease/exonuclease/phosphatase family protein produces the protein MLSRFRCPALVALLAIALPAVSWAAAAAPLKVMSFNVRTPADTEPGKRWPDRRDAMVKVILDAHPAVIGTQELVQEQADYLVQHLPGYRWFGEGRRGGNGDEHMGVFYDSTRLSVESSGDFWLSDTPEVAGSITWGNLYPRMVTWAVFRRLDDGRRFYFMNTHLPYRDEDEPRRVKGAELIATRLATLPPDLPVVLTGDFNSEPGGETYKAFTRVLQDTRPQVAAPQGPRLTFHDFTGTPTVQLDWVLVRGFHARSFLTDDRRIKGVLPSDHFPLVVELDWPKR, from the coding sequence ATGTTGTCGCGTTTCCGTTGCCCGGCACTGGTCGCGTTGCTGGCCATTGCTCTACCTGCCGTCAGCTGGGCCGCAGCCGCGGCGCCGCTGAAGGTGATGTCGTTCAACGTCCGCACGCCGGCCGATACCGAGCCGGGCAAGCGCTGGCCGGACCGCCGCGATGCGATGGTCAAGGTCATTCTCGATGCCCATCCTGCAGTGATCGGTACCCAGGAACTGGTGCAGGAACAGGCCGACTACCTTGTCCAGCATCTGCCGGGCTATCGCTGGTTCGGCGAAGGTCGCCGCGGCGGCAATGGCGATGAACACATGGGCGTGTTCTACGACAGCACGCGCCTGAGCGTGGAATCGTCAGGCGATTTCTGGCTGTCCGATACACCCGAGGTTGCCGGCAGCATCACCTGGGGCAACCTGTATCCGCGCATGGTCACCTGGGCGGTGTTCCGTCGCCTTGACGACGGTCGCCGCTTCTACTTCATGAATACCCACCTGCCCTACCGCGACGAGGACGAGCCCCGCCGGGTGAAGGGGGCCGAGCTGATCGCCACGCGTCTGGCGACGCTGCCGCCCGATCTGCCGGTGGTACTGACCGGCGACTTCAACAGCGAACCGGGAGGTGAGACCTACAAGGCGTTTACCCGCGTGCTGCAGGACACGCGGCCCCAGGTGGCAGCGCCACAGGGTCCGCGCCTGACCTTCCATGATTTCACCGGCACACCCACCGTGCAGCTTGACTGGGTACTGGTGCGCGGATTCCACGCACGCAGCTTCCTCACCGATGATCGCCGCATCAAGGGCGTGCTGCCTTCGGACCACTTCCCGCTGGTGGTGGAACTGGACTGGCCGAAGCGTTGA
- a CDS encoding LysR family transcriptional regulator has product MSHDLNETLIFVKVVEQGSFIAAAKSLGLPKTTVSRKVQELETRLGARLLHRTTRRLGLTEAGSIYHEHCQRIARELEEAESAVSQLQSGPRGWLRFTVPYSIGITWIAPLLGQFHAQYPEIRLDMHMGNEKLDLIAGEADLALRVGALPDSNLVARKLGSLRTQVFASPAYIERYGEPLHPEELQFHRILAMRKPYHTGNSPRFTWQLGENGGELRDFPVTPLMTANDMSALNGALVCGEGLLLTGDVMAKPFVESGMVRRVLAGWTGPEVDFNAVFAGGRLVSPKVRAFVDFLVEKLNFDANYMLAQCPGAKLAQQQKAQEDAALESSGKRILEKVAASAA; this is encoded by the coding sequence ATGTCCCACGATCTCAACGAGACGCTGATCTTCGTCAAAGTGGTTGAGCAAGGCAGCTTCATTGCCGCTGCCAAATCGCTCGGCCTGCCCAAGACTACGGTCAGCCGCAAAGTGCAGGAACTGGAAACACGCCTGGGCGCGCGCCTGCTGCACCGGACCACGCGCCGCCTCGGCCTGACCGAAGCCGGTTCGATCTACCACGAACATTGCCAGCGCATCGCCCGCGAGCTGGAAGAAGCCGAGAGCGCGGTGAGCCAGCTGCAGTCCGGTCCGCGTGGCTGGCTGCGCTTCACCGTGCCCTATTCGATCGGCATCACCTGGATCGCCCCGCTGCTGGGCCAGTTCCACGCGCAGTACCCGGAGATCCGGCTGGACATGCATATGGGCAACGAGAAGCTGGACCTGATTGCAGGTGAAGCCGACCTTGCGCTGCGTGTGGGTGCCCTGCCCGATTCCAACCTGGTGGCGCGCAAGCTGGGCAGCCTGCGCACGCAGGTGTTCGCCAGCCCGGCCTACATCGAACGCTACGGCGAGCCGCTGCATCCGGAGGAGCTGCAGTTCCACCGCATCCTGGCGATGCGCAAGCCCTACCACACCGGCAACTCGCCGCGCTTCACCTGGCAGCTCGGCGAGAACGGCGGCGAGCTGCGCGACTTCCCGGTCACCCCGCTGATGACCGCCAACGACATGTCTGCGCTGAACGGTGCGCTGGTGTGTGGCGAAGGCCTGCTGTTGACCGGTGACGTGATGGCCAAGCCGTTCGTCGAGTCGGGCATGGTGCGCCGCGTGCTGGCCGGCTGGACCGGGCCGGAAGTGGATTTCAACGCGGTGTTCGCCGGTGGCCGCCTGGTCTCGCCGAAGGTGCGTGCGTTTGTCGACTTCCTGGTCGAGAAGCTCAACTTCGATGCCAACTACATGCTGGCGCAGTGCCCCGGCGCGAAGCTGGCACAGCAGCAGAAGGCGCAGGAAGATGCCGCGCTGGAAAGCAGCGGCAAGCGCATCCTGGAGAAGGTGGCCGCTTCGGCGGCATGA
- a CDS encoding SDR family NAD(P)-dependent oxidoreductase — protein sequence MNGMLTPEVLVLGGTGAVGQGVVGALLEAGSPVLVVGRDPGRLAALHEQFADEPGLETVLGSLSDDGSARALAERIAQRPRPLAAVIAAMGGPYRRGRVIDRNGDELLGAMQADLMPHVHAVRHLLPLLQDNVHARRYVMIGSPAAVKPWAGYGESSITAAAMRMYAQVVHQEAQALGVRAQMLEVCSPVCTPANAANACIEWPSSLLVGRRVVSLLDGCRDNRAIVRCDSSDAELPRGLLHLEIPPLWRDTAGVA from the coding sequence GTGAATGGGATGCTGACGCCCGAAGTCCTGGTCCTGGGCGGTACCGGCGCCGTCGGCCAGGGCGTGGTCGGTGCGCTGCTGGAAGCGGGCAGCCCAGTGCTGGTGGTGGGCCGCGATCCGGGCCGGCTGGCCGCGCTGCACGAGCAGTTCGCCGATGAGCCGGGGCTGGAGACGGTGTTGGGTTCGCTCAGCGACGACGGCTCGGCGCGCGCGCTGGCCGAGCGCATCGCGCAGCGCCCGCGCCCGCTGGCAGCGGTGATCGCGGCCATGGGTGGCCCGTATCGCCGCGGCCGCGTGATTGATCGCAATGGCGATGAACTGCTCGGCGCGATGCAGGCCGATCTGATGCCGCACGTGCATGCGGTGCGTCACCTGCTGCCGCTGCTGCAGGACAACGTGCACGCGCGCCGCTACGTGATGATCGGCAGCCCGGCGGCGGTCAAGCCGTGGGCGGGCTACGGCGAAAGCTCGATCACCGCGGCGGCGATGCGCATGTACGCGCAGGTGGTGCACCAGGAGGCACAGGCACTGGGCGTACGCGCGCAGATGCTGGAAGTCTGCAGCCCGGTCTGTACCCCGGCCAATGCCGCCAATGCCTGCATCGAGTGGCCCAGCTCGCTGCTGGTCGGCCGTCGCGTGGTTTCGCTGCTGGATGGTTGCCGTGACAACCGCGCGATCGTGCGCTGTGACAGCAGCGACGCCGAACTGCCACGCGGCCTGCTGCACCTGGAGATTCCTCCCTTGTGGCGCGATACCGCCGGCGTCGCTTGA
- a CDS encoding efflux RND transporter permease subunit yields MDFSRFFIDRPIFAAVLSIVIFAAGLITIPILPISEYPEVVPPSVVVRTVYPGANPKVIAETVATPLEEAINGVEGMMYLKSVAGSDGVLQMTVTFRPGTDPDAAAVKVQNRVAQAQARLPEDVRRQGVTTQKQSPTFLMVVHLTSPQGKYDTLYLRNYARLHVKDALARIPGVGDAQIFGGGDYAMRAWLDPDKVASRGLTASDVVRAMREQNVQVSAGQLGAEPLPNSQFLTLINAQGRLKTEKEFGDIVLKSGTDGEIVRLADVARLELGAGDYTLRSQLDGKNAVGIGVFQSPGANALEIRDQVISTMDEMQKTMPADVKYEAVYDTTIFVRDSIKAVVSTLLEAIALVVLVVILFLQTWRASIIPLIAVPVSVVGTFAALYLLGFSINTLSLFGLVLAIGIVVDDAIVVVENVERNIEEGLSPTAAAHQAMREVSGPIVAIALVLCAVFVPMAFLSGVTGQFYKQFAVTIAISTVISAINSLTLSPALAARLLKAHGAPKDGPSRLIDRLFGWVFRPFNRFFKSSSEKYELGVARILGRRGAVFVVYAILLVGTGVIFKLVPPGFIPTQDKLYLIAGVKLPEGSSIARTDEMLRKVAKIAQETDGVAHTISFPGLNALQFTNTPNTGVAFIPLKPFAERHGRTAAQINAEINQKIAGLQEGFAFAMMPPPILGLGNGNGYQMFIEDRGNLGYGALQNAVQAMQGTVAQTPGMAFPISSYQANVPQLDAEVDRVKAKAQGVQLTELFDTLQTYLGSAYVNDFNQFGRTWQVIAQADGPFRETVEDIGKLRTRNDRGEMVPIGSMVTIKQTFGPDPVLRFNGYPAADLAGEADPRLLSSAEAMNKLTEIAGKVLPVGMTTEWTDLSYQQATQGKAAFIVFPVAIMLAFLVLAALYESWSLPLAVILIVPMTLLSALFGVWLTGGDNNVFVQVGLVVLMGLACKNAILIVEFARELEMGGKGIVEAALEACRLRLRPIVMTSIAFIAGTVPLVLSHGAGAEVRSVTGITVFAGMLGVTLFGLFLTPVFYVALRKFVTRNGGGQLVQHGEPTIHH; encoded by the coding sequence ATGGACTTTTCCCGTTTCTTCATCGACAGGCCGATCTTCGCGGCGGTGCTGTCGATCGTGATCTTCGCCGCAGGCCTGATCACGATTCCGATCCTGCCGATCAGCGAGTACCCGGAAGTGGTGCCGCCGTCGGTGGTCGTGCGCACGGTGTATCCGGGCGCCAACCCCAAGGTCATCGCCGAGACCGTTGCCACGCCGCTTGAAGAGGCCATCAACGGCGTCGAAGGCATGATGTACCTGAAGTCGGTGGCCGGTTCCGATGGCGTGCTGCAGATGACCGTGACCTTCCGCCCGGGCACCGACCCGGACGCGGCGGCGGTGAAGGTGCAGAACCGCGTGGCGCAGGCGCAGGCGCGCCTGCCCGAGGACGTGCGCCGGCAGGGCGTGACCACGCAGAAGCAGTCGCCGACCTTCCTGATGGTGGTGCACCTGACCTCGCCGCAAGGCAAGTACGACACCCTGTACCTGCGCAACTACGCGCGACTGCACGTCAAGGATGCGCTGGCGCGTATCCCCGGCGTCGGTGACGCGCAGATCTTCGGTGGTGGCGACTACGCCATGCGCGCCTGGCTGGACCCGGACAAGGTGGCCTCGCGTGGCTTGACCGCCAGCGACGTGGTGCGCGCCATGCGCGAGCAGAACGTGCAGGTGTCGGCCGGCCAGCTCGGCGCCGAACCGTTGCCGAACAGCCAGTTCCTGACCCTGATCAATGCCCAGGGCCGCCTGAAGACCGAAAAGGAATTCGGCGACATCGTGCTCAAGAGCGGCACCGATGGCGAGATCGTGCGCCTGGCCGACGTGGCCCGCCTGGAACTGGGTGCCGGCGACTACACCCTGCGCTCGCAGCTGGACGGCAAGAACGCGGTGGGTATCGGTGTCTTCCAGTCGCCCGGTGCCAACGCGCTGGAAATCCGCGACCAGGTCATCTCGACGATGGACGAGATGCAGAAGACCATGCCGGCCGATGTGAAGTACGAAGCGGTGTATGACACCACCATCTTCGTGCGCGATTCGATCAAGGCCGTGGTCTCCACGCTGCTGGAAGCCATCGCGCTGGTGGTGCTGGTGGTGATCCTGTTCCTGCAGACCTGGCGTGCTTCGATCATCCCGCTCATCGCGGTGCCGGTGTCGGTGGTGGGTACCTTCGCTGCGCTGTACCTGCTGGGCTTCTCGATCAACACGCTGAGCCTGTTCGGACTGGTGCTGGCGATCGGTATCGTGGTCGATGACGCGATCGTGGTGGTGGAGAACGTCGAGCGCAACATCGAAGAAGGCCTGTCGCCCACCGCGGCGGCACACCAGGCCATGCGTGAAGTGTCCGGCCCGATCGTGGCGATCGCACTGGTGCTGTGTGCTGTGTTCGTGCCGATGGCCTTCCTGTCCGGTGTCACCGGCCAGTTCTACAAGCAGTTCGCGGTCACCATCGCCATCTCTACGGTGATCTCGGCGATCAACTCGCTGACCCTGTCGCCGGCCCTGGCCGCGCGTCTGCTGAAGGCCCATGGCGCCCCGAAGGACGGCCCGAGCCGCCTGATCGACCGCCTGTTCGGCTGGGTGTTCCGTCCGTTCAACCGCTTCTTCAAGTCCAGTTCGGAGAAGTACGAGCTTGGCGTGGCTCGCATCCTTGGCCGTCGCGGCGCGGTGTTCGTGGTCTACGCGATCCTGCTGGTCGGTACCGGTGTGATCTTCAAGCTGGTGCCGCCGGGCTTCATCCCGACCCAGGACAAGCTGTACCTGATTGCCGGTGTGAAGCTGCCGGAAGGCTCGTCGATCGCGCGCACCGATGAAATGCTGCGCAAGGTCGCCAAGATCGCCCAGGAAACCGACGGCGTGGCCCACACCATTTCGTTCCCGGGCCTGAACGCGCTGCAGTTCACCAATACGCCGAACACCGGTGTGGCGTTCATTCCGCTCAAGCCGTTCGCCGAGCGTCATGGCCGTACCGCTGCGCAGATCAATGCCGAGATCAACCAGAAGATCGCCGGGCTGCAGGAAGGCTTCGCCTTCGCGATGATGCCGCCGCCGATCCTCGGCCTGGGCAACGGCAACGGCTACCAGATGTTCATCGAGGACCGTGGCAACCTGGGCTACGGCGCGCTCCAGAACGCCGTGCAGGCGATGCAGGGCACCGTCGCGCAGACCCCGGGCATGGCCTTCCCGATTTCCAGCTACCAGGCCAACGTGCCGCAGCTGGATGCCGAGGTGGACCGCGTGAAGGCGAAGGCACAGGGCGTGCAGCTCACCGAGCTGTTCGACACGCTGCAGACCTACCTGGGTTCGGCCTACGTCAACGACTTCAACCAGTTCGGCCGTACCTGGCAGGTGATCGCGCAGGCCGACGGTCCGTTCCGCGAGACGGTCGAGGACATCGGCAAGCTGCGTACCCGCAACGACCGCGGCGAAATGGTGCCGATCGGTTCGATGGTCACCATCAAGCAGACCTTCGGCCCGGACCCGGTGCTGCGCTTCAACGGTTACCCGGCTGCGGATCTGGCCGGTGAAGCCGACCCGCGCCTGCTGTCCTCGGCCGAAGCGATGAACAAGCTGACCGAGATCGCCGGCAAGGTGCTGCCGGTGGGCATGACCACCGAATGGACCGACCTGAGCTACCAGCAGGCCACCCAGGGCAAGGCCGCCTTCATCGTGTTCCCGGTGGCGATCATGCTGGCCTTCCTGGTGCTGGCTGCGCTGTACGAGAGCTGGTCGCTGCCGCTGGCGGTGATCCTGATCGTGCCGATGACCCTGCTGTCCGCGCTGTTCGGTGTGTGGCTGACCGGTGGCGACAACAACGTGTTCGTGCAGGTCGGTCTGGTGGTGCTGATGGGCCTGGCGTGCAAGAACGCGATCCTGATCGTCGAGTTCGCCAGAGAGCTGGAGATGGGCGGCAAGGGCATCGTCGAAGCCGCGCTGGAAGCCTGCCGCCTGCGTCTGCGCCCGATCGTGATGACCTCCATCGCGTTCATCGCCGGCACCGTGCCGCTGGTGCTGTCGCACGGTGCAGGCGCCGAAGTGCGCTCGGTGACCGGTATCACCGTGTTCGCCGGCATGCTGGGCGTGACCCTGTTCGGCCTGTTCCTCACCCCGGTGTTCTACGTGGCCCTGCGCAAGTTCGTCACCCGCAACGGCGGTGGCCAGCTGGTGCAGCACGGCGAGCCGACCATCCACCACTGA
- a CDS encoding efflux transporter outer membrane subunit — MVIRTLAMAVSSLVLAGCVSVGPNYKAPVQEPVVLQGAQQPVFSTASPVASWWAQFDDPVLEQLVHGALSDNLDLRVAVARVSQARAVFVESRFDQAPHVTAGGSYDRRKQPDPQLGGQRVFSESYQLGFDAGWELDLFGRKRRAAEAARADLDAEQANLADAQVLVAAEVARNYFELRGTQKRIAVAQHTLVNLRDTQKLTEARWELGAGSELDVQSSRARLKAIEADIPLLEVAETQSRNRLAVLLGQRPEVLADMLAPHEVPAFAKALPLGDTRELLRQRADVRVAERRLAAATARVGVATADLFPRLSLSGFVGFLGGDASGLVNGNNKAWSLTPSLSWAAFDFGTVRARLRASKAEAEGVAAQYEQAVLLALEDTENALTRYSKQQARLGIVVEQAQAARRAESLAQIRYREGSEDFLTLLDAQRTQLAADDALAAAEAEVNVSVVGVYKALGGWGQSPQPPRVAQAQ; from the coding sequence ATGGTGATCCGCACGTTGGCGATGGCCGTCTCCAGCCTGGTGCTGGCAGGCTGTGTCAGCGTCGGCCCGAACTACAAGGCGCCGGTGCAGGAACCGGTGGTTCTGCAGGGTGCCCAGCAGCCGGTGTTCAGCACCGCCTCGCCGGTGGCCAGCTGGTGGGCGCAGTTCGATGATCCGGTGCTGGAGCAGCTGGTGCACGGTGCGCTGTCGGACAACCTCGACCTGCGCGTGGCCGTGGCCCGCGTCAGCCAGGCCCGCGCGGTGTTCGTCGAAAGCCGTTTCGACCAGGCCCCGCACGTCACCGCAGGCGGCAGCTACGACCGCCGCAAGCAACCCGATCCGCAGCTGGGTGGGCAGCGGGTGTTCAGTGAAAGCTACCAGCTCGGCTTCGACGCCGGCTGGGAGCTGGATCTGTTCGGCCGCAAGCGCCGTGCTGCCGAAGCCGCGCGCGCCGACCTCGACGCCGAGCAGGCCAATCTGGCCGACGCGCAGGTGCTGGTCGCCGCCGAAGTGGCACGCAACTACTTCGAGCTGCGCGGTACGCAGAAGCGCATCGCCGTGGCCCAGCACACCCTGGTAAACCTGCGCGATACGCAGAAGCTGACCGAGGCACGCTGGGAACTGGGTGCCGGCAGCGAGCTGGATGTGCAGAGCAGCCGTGCCCGCTTGAAGGCGATCGAGGCCGACATCCCGCTGCTGGAAGTGGCCGAGACGCAGTCGCGCAACCGCCTGGCCGTGCTGCTGGGCCAACGCCCGGAAGTGCTGGCCGACATGCTGGCACCGCATGAGGTGCCCGCTTTCGCCAAGGCACTGCCGTTGGGTGATACCCGCGAACTGCTGCGCCAGCGTGCCGACGTGCGTGTGGCCGAGCGTCGCCTGGCCGCTGCCACGGCACGCGTAGGTGTGGCCACCGCCGATCTGTTCCCGCGGCTGTCGCTGTCCGGTTTTGTCGGCTTCCTCGGCGGTGATGCCAGCGGCCTGGTCAACGGCAACAACAAGGCGTGGTCGCTGACGCCGTCGCTGAGCTGGGCGGCATTCGATTTCGGCACCGTGCGCGCACGCCTGCGGGCCAGCAAGGCCGAGGCCGAAGGCGTTGCCGCCCAGTACGAGCAGGCGGTGCTGCTGGCCCTGGAAGACACCGAGAATGCACTGACCCGCTATTCCAAGCAGCAGGCGCGGTTGGGCATCGTGGTCGAACAGGCGCAGGCGGCGCGGCGGGCCGAGTCGCTGGCGCAGATCCGCTACCGCGAGGGTTCGGAAGATTTCCTGACCCTGCTGGATGCGCAGCGCACGCAGTTGGCCGCTGACGATGCGTTGGCGGCGGCCGAAGCCGAAGTCAACGTCAGCGTGGTGGGCGTGTACAAGGCGCTGGGCGGCTGGGGGCAGTCGCCGCAGCCGCCCCGCGTGGCGCAGGCGCAGTAA